The genomic region GCTGGAAGGCATTACAACGTCTGAACGCCCCTCATTCAATGATCATTTGGTATCAGTTTGTAGCTTTTTGTACAGATTCACATTTCGCGCGGCTTGTCATGATTTAGCCCTTGCAGTAACGTGCGCGCCACTTCACAAACAAATAGTCGCGAAGCGACGTAATCCTTTCAGCCCTCTCCCCCTTGTGGGAGAGGGTGGCGCGAAGCGCCCGGACAAATTCGCCGGGAGCGAATTTGCACGGCGTAGCCGCCCGCAGGGTGGCCGCCTTGATTGGCGGCCATGAAAGGGGAACGCGAGCCGCAAGCGGCGCGCGTCAGGATTTCACCATGTCGTTTATCGAACTGAAAATTCAGGTCAACAAAACTCAAGCCGAAGCGCTCGATGAATTGCTGATGGAGTTCGGCTCGTTGGCCGTGACGCTGGAAGACGCTGAAGATCAGCCGATACTGGAACCGGGCCCCGGCGAAACGCCGCTCTGGCAACAGATTGTGTTGACCGCGTTGTTCGACAGCGACATCGACCGGGAAGCGACGCTGGCCGCAATTCAGGCCGATGAAGCCTGGCCTGCTGGCGCCCACGCCCGCTTTCAGGCGGTGCCCGATCAGGATTGGGTAAGGGCCTGGATGGACCGCTTCCAGCCGATGCCGTTCGGCACCAAGCTCTGGGTTTGCCCGAGCTGGCGACCCATTCCGGCAGAAGCAAAGGTGCCGCTGCTGCTCGATCCGGGTCTGGCCTTTGGCACCGGCACCCATTCGACCACGAGGCTCTGCCTGGAATGGCTTGATAGCGCCGATCTCAGCGGCAAGCATGTACTCGATTTTGGTTGTGGATCCGGCATTCTGGCAATCGCAGCCGGTAAACTTGGTGCCGCCAAACTGACCGCGCTAGACAATGATCCGCAGGCGCTGATTGCCACCCGCGAAAATGCCGAGCGCAATGGCATTGCCGCCGACCAAATCGATATTCAGTTGCCGCCGCTGGCCGAAGGTTTTCACTGCGACGTGATTCTGGCCAATATTCTGGCCGAACCATTACGGCAACTGGCGCCGCTTTTCGCCACGGTGTTGAAGCCGGGTGGAGCGCTGGTACTCAGCGGACTATTGGCCGAACAGGCCGACGAATTACTTGCGCGCTATCAGCCCTGGTTTGATAGTCTTGCGGTCAGCCAGCATGAAGACTGGATACGCATTGACGGCAAGCGCAATTTCACGGATGTGACATGACCGATTTTTATACCCGCTGCCCGCACTGTCAGACGGTTTTTCGTCTCAGTGCTGCCCAGCTACAGCTTGCTGAAGGAAAAGTTCGCTGCGGCGCCTGCCTGCATGTATTTCTAGCCAAGCAACACCTGGTCAGGCCGAAAGCCGGCCCAGCTCCAGCTCCAGCTCCAGCTCCAGCTCCAGCTCCAGCTCCAGCTCCAGCTCCAGCTCCAGCTCCAGCTCCAGCTCCAGCTCCAGCTCCAGCTCCAGCTCCAGCTCCAGCTCCAGCTCCAGCTCCAGCTCCAGCTCCGGCTCCAGTTCCGGCTCCAGTTCCGGCTCCAGTTCCGGCTCCAGTTCCGGCTCCAGTTCCGGCTCCAGTTCCGGCTCCAGTTCCGGCTCCAGCTCCGGCTCCAGTTCCGGCTCCAGTTCCGGCTCCAGCTCC from Permianibacter aggregans harbors:
- the prmA gene encoding 50S ribosomal protein L11 methyltransferase, whose translation is MSFIELKIQVNKTQAEALDELLMEFGSLAVTLEDAEDQPILEPGPGETPLWQQIVLTALFDSDIDREATLAAIQADEAWPAGAHARFQAVPDQDWVRAWMDRFQPMPFGTKLWVCPSWRPIPAEAKVPLLLDPGLAFGTGTHSTTRLCLEWLDSADLSGKHVLDFGCGSGILAIAAGKLGAAKLTALDNDPQALIATRENAERNGIAADQIDIQLPPLAEGFHCDVILANILAEPLRQLAPLFATVLKPGGALVLSGLLAEQADELLARYQPWFDSLAVSQHEDWIRIDGKRNFTDVT